From Trueperella pecoris, a single genomic window includes:
- a CDS encoding PcfB family protein, whose product MSVLGGEQFAQQITIALTQAGIKVSGALWNGTARSTSAVLKASGRALKKVPGIHTEPQGKMSLKKLQRSSGGDLHAQEIAPELVSRLKKDLKRRGLDFSLEKGKDGHTYFHFKGADVDTVRHAIAQVASAIDRHYPDRDDPDTSLKSTEIERASEIEIEDHPGTASIDVDAVLDEPREWTLADDGIVAGETEIVEETVLEWINDTDLAPNVSLESTIPAHMMTYLGRDAQTQARILIGQAADKGWKSSQISQRLSSRPLPPAEKMFNPAKLILARLDDIASTTPPGLDRTEKILHSFEGTITPKMIKDRLTSKIEAKVKQHNTRPAPAPVKTRGLNR is encoded by the coding sequence ATGAGCGTTCTCGGAGGCGAACAATTCGCCCAACAAATCACTATCGCATTGACCCAAGCTGGCATTAAAGTCAGCGGAGCCCTATGGAATGGCACCGCCAGATCGACTTCCGCTGTTTTGAAAGCCAGCGGACGGGCCTTGAAGAAAGTACCCGGCATCCATACCGAGCCACAAGGGAAAATGAGCCTGAAGAAACTACAGCGCTCTTCGGGCGGTGACCTACATGCCCAAGAAATCGCCCCTGAACTTGTCTCTCGGCTCAAGAAAGACCTCAAACGACGTGGGCTGGACTTCTCCTTGGAAAAGGGCAAAGACGGGCATACATACTTCCACTTCAAGGGTGCCGACGTCGACACCGTCCGTCACGCCATCGCACAAGTAGCATCAGCAATCGACCGGCACTATCCCGACCGCGATGATCCCGACACCTCACTTAAGTCTACCGAGATTGAAAGGGCAAGCGAGATTGAGATCGAAGACCATCCTGGTACAGCATCAATCGACGTTGACGCCGTACTTGACGAGCCTAGAGAGTGGACGTTGGCTGATGATGGCATCGTGGCCGGGGAAACCGAGATCGTTGAAGAAACCGTCCTGGAATGGATCAACGACACCGACCTGGCCCCAAACGTCAGCCTCGAATCAACGATCCCTGCCCACATGATGACCTATCTTGGCCGCGACGCTCAAACCCAAGCACGCATCCTTATCGGCCAGGCAGCAGATAAAGGCTGGAAGAGTTCGCAGATTAGCCAACGGCTCTCAAGCCGGCCCCTGCCGCCAGCCGAGAAGATGTTTAATCCCGCCAAGCTTATCTTGGCCCGCCTCGATGATATAGCGTCCACGACCCCACCTGGCCTTGACCGAACTGAGAAGATCCTCCATTCCTTCGAGGGCACGATCACCCCAAAAATGATCAAAGACAGGCTCACTTCCAAGATCGAGGCCAAGGTAAAGCAGCACAATACTCGCCCTGCCCCAGCACCAGTGAAGACGAGAGGACTGAACCGATGA
- a CDS encoding MobC family plasmid mobilization relaxosome protein, translated as MSATRRRTVQKNVYFSAVEWDRILRRMRTNDITNFSQYARDVLSTGRVEVVYRPESDQALLGQIGRVGNNINQIARWANTERHLTGDMALEALDLLREIRRLVAEDKAGSIHGDHQDYAGEDDPQSGD; from the coding sequence GTGTCAGCCACAAGGAGGCGGACGGTACAAAAGAATGTGTACTTTTCCGCCGTGGAGTGGGATCGGATTTTGCGCCGGATGCGCACCAACGACATCACGAATTTTTCGCAATACGCTCGTGACGTGTTATCAACTGGACGCGTCGAAGTGGTCTATCGTCCCGAGTCTGATCAAGCTCTGCTCGGGCAGATAGGCCGCGTAGGCAATAACATCAACCAGATCGCTCGATGGGCCAATACTGAACGTCACTTGACGGGAGATATGGCTTTGGAGGCTCTGGATCTCTTGCGAGAAATTCGCCGTCTCGTGGCGGAGGATAAAGCTGGGAGTATCCATGGCGATCATCAAGATTATGCAGGTGAGGACGACCCTCAAAGCGGCGATTGA
- a CDS encoding relaxase/mobilization nuclease domain-containing protein: protein MAIIKIMQVRTTLKAAIEYICNPAKTNGGIMVSSNCAAPQFPSDIAMAFGWTVELAERMRRSGGSATPILAHHIIQSFAPGEVSPNDAHDLGVELIERITGGEHDYVVATHQDRSHIHNHIMFNPVNKTTLKRYRMGKSRVFEFREISDELCRSAGLSVIEIPQRGARNLHEIYARAHGKSSVQLLALKIDVAVRDTAAWPDMVTTLSEMGVEVELKGENVLFKDTTTMQRPIRGRRLGPAYTQSAIMARLGRETVCEFIAQPSLITTLDEERLRIRLPGKRPATFFTVHSEQVNSLGKTSRIFLSESSEITLTDKHGNYAGQLTAPELYEYFSVPDPLRNINPTMPSQHTERGLTERQKSYYRWIDSRVEKLRSEAAVVNLRTEYRSLTPEHKELFRQALNQRIEVQSQTISTMILDRQHREDHHLPTGDLDYDITQASKDLNHLKTARNQITPPERKRRR, encoded by the coding sequence ATGGCGATCATCAAGATTATGCAGGTGAGGACGACCCTCAAAGCGGCGATTGAGTACATCTGTAATCCCGCAAAGACTAATGGCGGGATCATGGTGTCCTCAAATTGTGCCGCACCGCAATTTCCTTCAGATATTGCTATGGCCTTCGGGTGGACGGTCGAGCTTGCGGAGCGGATGCGCCGCTCAGGCGGATCAGCCACACCCATTCTTGCTCATCACATCATCCAGTCCTTCGCCCCCGGTGAAGTCTCACCCAATGATGCTCACGATCTTGGCGTTGAGCTCATTGAGCGCATCACCGGGGGCGAACACGATTACGTTGTTGCCACCCACCAAGACCGATCCCACATCCACAACCACATCATGTTCAATCCCGTTAACAAGACAACCCTCAAGCGTTATCGCATGGGGAAGTCTCGTGTGTTCGAATTCCGAGAAATCTCCGACGAATTATGCCGGTCGGCTGGTTTATCAGTGATCGAGATTCCCCAACGCGGCGCCCGAAATCTTCATGAAATCTACGCTCGCGCACACGGAAAGTCTTCCGTGCAACTTCTTGCTTTGAAAATAGATGTTGCCGTAAGAGATACCGCGGCTTGGCCAGACATGGTCACCACGTTGTCTGAGATGGGAGTCGAGGTCGAGCTCAAAGGCGAAAACGTCCTGTTCAAAGACACGACAACCATGCAGCGCCCCATCCGCGGCCGTCGGCTGGGTCCTGCCTACACCCAGTCAGCGATCATGGCACGCCTAGGCAGAGAGACCGTGTGCGAGTTTATTGCTCAGCCCTCTCTCATCACCACGCTCGACGAGGAACGGTTGCGTATACGCCTTCCAGGTAAACGGCCGGCGACATTCTTCACCGTGCACTCTGAGCAGGTCAACTCCTTGGGCAAGACCAGCCGTATTTTCTTATCGGAAAGCTCCGAGATCACGCTGACCGACAAGCATGGAAATTATGCCGGTCAGCTCACCGCACCGGAACTCTATGAATACTTCTCCGTGCCAGACCCACTACGCAACATCAATCCCACAATGCCATCCCAACACACCGAGCGCGGCCTAACCGAACGACAGAAGAGCTACTACCGGTGGATCGATTCACGCGTGGAAAAGCTGCGTAGTGAAGCAGCAGTAGTCAATCTCCGTACCGAATATCGATCGCTCACCCCTGAGCACAAGGAGCTCTTCCGCCAGGCACTCAATCAGCGCATCGAAGTTCAAAGCCAAACCATTTCGACCATGATCTTGGACCGACAGCATCGCGAAGACCACCACCTACCCACAGGCGACCTTGACTATGACATCACCCAAGCAAGCAAAGACCTTAACCATCTGAAAACAGCTCGCAATCAGATCACACCACCAGAAAGGAAAAGACGTCGATGA